In the Kribbella sp. NBC_00482 genome, one interval contains:
- a CDS encoding saccharopine dehydrogenase family protein, whose translation MKIALHGASGYTGRLVVAELARRDIEAVLVGRDPERLRAAAGSTGFEVRIADLGDQDSLESAFAGADAVINTAGPFARLGAPVVRAAIAAAAHYVDTTGEQHYIQEVFDTFTGAAVDAGVTVVPAMADDGGPSDFISHLVGETVGAVDRLTVALWYRDGGFSRGTLRSLDPDRLFDGALRYENGDWTTYGAASHATWRFPSGDVPVGVGKAALPPVATVPRHVPVRRMEGVLGGSFDALKDGIDPAVLDSLPEGPDDEQRRQSRWTISVEATGHDGRIVCGEVEGMDGYGKTAVIAVEAARRLVTDGAKPGVLAPSQAFDPESFMDFLAGHGVRWQVSEG comes from the coding sequence ATGAAGATCGCACTCCATGGCGCGAGCGGCTACACGGGCCGCCTCGTCGTCGCCGAACTGGCCCGCCGCGATATCGAAGCGGTGCTCGTCGGCCGAGACCCCGAGCGGCTGCGGGCGGCCGCGGGCAGCACCGGCTTCGAAGTCCGGATCGCCGACCTCGGCGACCAGGATTCGCTGGAGTCGGCGTTCGCCGGCGCCGACGCCGTCATCAATACCGCCGGGCCGTTCGCCCGGCTCGGCGCGCCGGTCGTGCGCGCAGCGATCGCCGCCGCAGCGCACTACGTCGACACCACGGGAGAACAGCACTACATCCAGGAGGTCTTCGACACCTTCACCGGTGCGGCCGTCGATGCGGGCGTTACGGTCGTGCCGGCCATGGCCGACGACGGCGGGCCGAGCGACTTCATCAGCCACCTCGTCGGGGAGACCGTCGGCGCGGTGGACAGGCTGACGGTGGCCCTTTGGTACCGCGACGGCGGATTCAGCCGCGGGACGCTGCGGTCGCTCGACCCGGACCGGTTGTTCGACGGGGCGCTGCGCTACGAGAACGGCGACTGGACGACGTACGGTGCGGCGAGCCACGCGACGTGGCGCTTCCCGAGCGGAGACGTGCCCGTCGGGGTGGGCAAGGCGGCGCTCCCGCCGGTGGCGACGGTGCCCAGACACGTGCCGGTCCGACGGATGGAAGGTGTGCTCGGCGGGTCGTTCGACGCGCTGAAGGACGGGATCGACCCTGCGGTCCTCGACTCGTTGCCCGAGGGACCCGACGACGAACAGCGACGGCAGAGCAGGTGGACGATCTCCGTCGAGGCGACCGGGCACGACGGACGCATCGTGTGTGGCGAGGTCGAGGGCATGGACGGATACGGCAAGACAGCGGTGATTGCGGTGGAGGCAGCGCGGAGGCTGGTGACGGACGGAGCCAAGCCTGGCGTCCTGGCGCCGTCGCAGGCCTTCGACCCGGAGTCGTTCATGGATTTCCTGGCCGGGCACGGGGTCCGGTGGCAGGTGTCGGAGGGCTGA
- a CDS encoding bifunctional [glutamine synthetase] adenylyltransferase/[glutamine synthetase]-adenylyl-L-tyrosine phosphorylase → MADGRRGSWEGRLVRLGFEDPRRAAGRLEDLDALDSHSPLATEQLITTLSESADPDLALHSLCAMAEALHRNNHDLAAFARTLEMDDGFRRRLVYVLGASEALGRHLGVHPRHWYDLADPALAGARPSVEDVAAKLATAVDADNPIDALRVEYRRLLLRLAARDLAEGLLVDEVAAVLADLAAGALETALHIARNDYFDAHPGAADCRLAIIAMGKCGGRELNYVSDVDVLFVAEPLAGEPELPALKTATQLAAATMRICSAHTGEGTLWPVDAALRPEGKTGPLVRTLDSHFAYYQRWAKTWEFQALLKARPVAGDQELGREYTEKIGQLTWSAADREGFVADVQAMRRRVIDHIPAADVDRQLKLGPGGLRDVEFAVQLLQLVHGRSDDSVRSGTTLVALEALTSSGYVGRTDGAVLADAYRFLRSMEHRIQLFRLRRTHQVPDDEADLRRLGRSLGFTKNPITDLTAAWKKHALEVRRLHEKLFYRPLLAAVARIPGDEVRLTPEAAKQRLTALGYADPASALRHIEALSEGVSRRSSIQRALLPAMLGWFAESPDPDAGLLAFRTISDALGSTPWYLRQLRDEGASAERLAHLLASGRYAVDLLQRAPEATAMFADERELTPRTQEALLAEMSAAARRQESPEAAVAAIRGVRRRELFRTAAADLSGLLDVETVGDGLTDIAVGTLTAALEVARKAIAKGEPEPTRMSIVAMGRFGGHELGFGSDADVMFVHDPIPGADEKKATDFATQAATELRRMLALPGADPAVAIDADLRPEGRQGPLVRTLASYASYYARWSAVWEAQALLRADPLCGDADLCQSFRELIDPLRYPENGVSERDVMEIRRIKARVDAERLPRGADRSTHTKLGRGGLADIEWTVQLLQLREANRVPGLRTTRTLTALRAGVEANLVDPSEAETLQAAWVLATRIRNAIMLVRARPGDSLPRDPRDLAAVAQICGYPPGESGRFSDDYLRTTRRAHNTVARLFWDD, encoded by the coding sequence GTGGCTGACGGGCGGAGGGGGTCGTGGGAGGGTCGGCTGGTTCGGCTGGGGTTCGAGGACCCGCGGCGGGCGGCCGGCAGGCTCGAGGACCTGGACGCGCTGGACTCGCACAGTCCGCTGGCCACCGAGCAGCTGATCACGACGCTGTCGGAATCGGCTGATCCCGATCTCGCGCTGCACAGTCTCTGCGCGATGGCCGAAGCGCTGCACCGGAACAACCACGACCTCGCGGCGTTCGCCCGGACCCTCGAGATGGACGACGGCTTCCGCCGCCGGCTCGTGTACGTGCTCGGCGCGAGCGAGGCGCTCGGGCGGCATCTCGGCGTCCATCCGCGGCACTGGTACGACCTCGCCGACCCCGCGCTGGCGGGCGCCCGGCCGTCGGTGGAGGATGTCGCGGCCAAGCTCGCGACCGCCGTCGACGCGGACAATCCGATCGACGCGTTGCGGGTCGAGTACCGGCGCCTGCTGCTCCGGCTCGCGGCCCGGGATCTCGCCGAGGGGCTGCTCGTCGACGAGGTCGCCGCCGTACTCGCGGATCTCGCCGCGGGAGCGCTCGAGACCGCACTGCACATCGCCCGCAACGACTACTTCGACGCGCATCCCGGCGCCGCCGACTGCCGGCTCGCGATCATTGCCATGGGCAAGTGCGGTGGCCGGGAACTCAACTACGTCAGCGATGTCGACGTCCTGTTCGTCGCCGAGCCGCTCGCCGGCGAACCGGAGCTGCCGGCCCTCAAGACCGCGACCCAACTCGCCGCGGCCACGATGCGGATCTGCTCGGCACACACCGGCGAGGGCACGCTCTGGCCGGTCGACGCCGCACTCCGGCCGGAAGGCAAGACCGGTCCGCTCGTTCGCACTCTCGACAGCCACTTCGCGTACTACCAGCGCTGGGCGAAGACCTGGGAGTTCCAGGCCCTGCTCAAGGCCCGCCCGGTCGCGGGTGATCAGGAGCTCGGTCGTGAGTACACCGAGAAGATCGGGCAGCTCACGTGGTCCGCTGCCGACCGCGAAGGGTTCGTCGCCGACGTCCAGGCGATGCGCCGCCGCGTCATCGACCACATCCCGGCGGCGGACGTCGACCGTCAGCTGAAACTCGGTCCCGGTGGATTGCGTGATGTGGAGTTCGCCGTACAGCTTCTGCAGCTCGTGCACGGTCGCAGCGACGACTCGGTCCGCAGCGGTACGACGCTGGTCGCGCTGGAAGCCCTGACGAGCAGCGGGTACGTCGGCCGCACGGACGGCGCCGTACTCGCGGACGCCTACCGCTTCCTGCGGTCGATGGAGCACCGCATCCAGCTGTTCCGCCTGCGCCGTACGCATCAGGTCCCGGACGACGAGGCGGACCTGCGACGGCTCGGCAGATCGCTCGGCTTCACGAAGAACCCGATCACCGATCTCACCGCAGCCTGGAAGAAGCACGCGCTCGAGGTACGGCGCCTGCACGAGAAGCTTTTCTACCGCCCGCTGCTCGCGGCGGTCGCGCGGATCCCGGGCGACGAAGTACGCCTGACGCCCGAGGCGGCCAAGCAGCGGCTGACCGCCCTCGGGTACGCCGATCCGGCGTCGGCGCTGCGCCACATCGAAGCCTTGTCCGAAGGGGTCTCGCGGCGTTCGTCGATCCAGAGGGCGTTGCTGCCCGCGATGCTCGGCTGGTTCGCCGAGTCACCCGATCCGGACGCCGGGCTGCTCGCGTTCCGCACGATCTCCGACGCCCTCGGCTCGACGCCTTGGTACCTGCGCCAGCTGCGCGACGAGGGCGCGTCCGCCGAGCGGTTGGCGCACCTGCTGGCCAGCGGCCGGTACGCCGTCGACCTGTTGCAGCGTGCCCCGGAAGCGACCGCGATGTTCGCGGACGAGCGAGAGCTGACGCCGCGCACCCAGGAGGCCCTGCTCGCCGAGATGTCCGCCGCCGCCCGGCGGCAGGAGTCGCCGGAGGCCGCGGTCGCCGCGATCCGCGGCGTACGACGGCGTGAACTCTTTCGGACCGCTGCGGCGGACCTGTCCGGTCTGCTGGACGTCGAGACCGTCGGCGACGGGCTGACCGACATCGCCGTCGGAACGCTGACGGCCGCCCTGGAAGTCGCGCGCAAGGCGATCGCCAAGGGTGAGCCGGAGCCGACCCGGATGTCGATCGTCGCGATGGGCCGGTTCGGCGGTCACGAGCTCGGGTTCGGCAGCGACGCGGACGTGATGTTCGTGCACGACCCGATCCCGGGCGCGGACGAGAAGAAGGCGACAGACTTCGCGACCCAGGCGGCGACCGAGCTGCGCCGGATGCTGGCGCTGCCCGGAGCCGATCCGGCCGTCGCGATCGATGCGGACCTGCGCCCCGAGGGCCGGCAAGGACCGTTGGTACGGACGCTGGCGTCGTACGCCTCCTACTACGCGCGCTGGTCGGCCGTGTGGGAAGCGCAGGCCCTGCTCCGCGCCGACCCGTTGTGCGGCGACGCCGATCTGTGTCAGTCGTTCCGCGAGCTGATCGACCCGCTGCGCTACCCGGAGAACGGTGTGAGCGAACGCGACGTGATGGAGATCCGCCGGATCAAGGCGCGCGTCGATGCCGAGCGGCTGCCGCGCGGCGCCGACCGGAGTACGCACACCAAGCTGGGCCGCGGCGGTCTCGCCGACATCGAGTGGACCGTTCAGCTGCTGCAACTCCGTGAGGCAAACCGCGTCCCCGGTCTCCGTACGACGCGCACGCTCACCGCGCTCCGGGCCGGGGTGGAGGCCAACCTCGTCGACCCCTCCGAGGCCGAAACGCTGCAGGCGGCCTGGGTGCTCGCCACCCGGATCCGCAACGCGATCATGCTGGTCCGCGCCCGCCCCGGCGACAGCCTCCCGCGCGACCCACGCGACCTGGCCGCCGTGGCCCAGATCTGCGGTTACCCACCCGGCGAGTCCGGCCGCTTCTCCGACGACTACCTCCGCACCACCCGCCGAGCCCACAACACCGTCGCCCGCCTCTTCTGGGACGACTAG
- the trmB gene encoding tRNA (guanosine(46)-N7)-methyltransferase TrmB has protein sequence MGATDQVRQVGVFSTVRRSVRMTAGQTRVWETRWPELGRTQEDLPPGELDLADWFGRTAPTVLEIGSGMGEATAQLAVTAPEVNHVAAEVYPAGLGQLMLWVEKYDLDNVRLLQGDALHFLRDHVAPGALAGVRIYFPDPWPKKRHHKRRLVTSPFVALIADRLQPGGTLHLATDWVDYADRMLEVCAAEPSLRNEFDGWAPRPEWRPVTKFESRAQAEGREVRDLIYTKL, from the coding sequence GTGGGAGCGACAGATCAGGTTCGGCAGGTCGGTGTCTTCAGCACCGTCCGCCGGAGCGTGCGGATGACGGCCGGACAGACGCGCGTCTGGGAGACGCGGTGGCCGGAGCTCGGCCGGACGCAAGAGGATCTGCCGCCCGGTGAGCTGGATCTGGCCGACTGGTTCGGCCGTACGGCGCCGACCGTGCTGGAGATCGGCTCCGGGATGGGGGAGGCGACCGCGCAACTCGCCGTCACCGCGCCGGAGGTCAACCACGTGGCCGCGGAGGTCTACCCGGCCGGTCTCGGTCAGCTGATGCTGTGGGTGGAGAAGTATGACCTCGACAACGTCCGCCTGCTGCAGGGCGACGCGCTGCACTTCCTGCGCGATCACGTGGCTCCCGGCGCGCTGGCCGGCGTACGGATCTACTTCCCGGACCCGTGGCCGAAGAAGCGGCACCACAAACGCCGGCTCGTCACGTCGCCGTTCGTCGCGCTGATCGCCGACCGTCTGCAGCCGGGCGGAACGTTGCACCTGGCAACGGACTGGGTGGACTACGCCGACCGGATGCTCGAGGTCTGCGCGGCCGAACCCTCATTGCGCAACGAATTCGACGGCTGGGCCCCGCGGCCCGAGTGGCGTCCGGTCACCAAGTTCGAGTCCCGCGCCCAGGCCGAGGGTCGCGAAGTCCGCGACCTGATCTACACCAAGCTCTAA
- a CDS encoding ArsR/SmtB family transcription factor has product MELVFKALADEGRRQLLDALRERNGQSLQELCELLPDLTRQGVTKHLRILEDANLVVTVKRGRHKLHYLNPVPINEIAERWLSNYERDKLRALSALKAALEDS; this is encoded by the coding sequence GTGGAGCTGGTGTTCAAGGCGTTGGCCGACGAGGGCCGGCGGCAGTTGCTGGACGCCCTGCGGGAGCGCAACGGGCAGAGCCTGCAGGAGCTGTGCGAGCTGCTGCCGGACCTGACCCGGCAGGGCGTGACCAAGCATCTGCGGATCCTCGAGGACGCGAACCTCGTGGTTACGGTCAAACGCGGACGCCACAAACTCCACTACCTGAACCCGGTGCCGATCAACGAGATCGCCGAACGGTGGCTGAGCAACTACGAACGCGACAAGTTGCGTGCGCTCAGCGCATTGAAAGCGGCGTTGGAGGACTCATGA
- the glnA gene encoding type I glutamate--ammonia ligase translates to MDKQQEFVLRALEERDVRFVRLWFTDVLGFLKSVAVAPAELESAFAEGLGFDGSAIEGFARVTEADMLAKPDPSTFQILPWRGETMGTARMFCDINMPDGSASFADPRHVLKRTLSKAADLGFTFYTHPEIEFYLFKSLTGAPGTTPDPVDSSGYFDHTPQGIGNDFRREAITMLESMGISVEFSHHEGGPGQQEIDLRYADALSTADNIMTFRVVVKEVALSQGIYASFMPKPLSDQPGSGMHTHMSLFEGDRNAFFEGGAQYQLSKTGRAFIAGLLQHAAEITAVTNQWVNSYKRLAVGDEAPSFVSWGHNNRSALVRVPMYKPHKGQSSRVEFRSLDSAANPYLAFALMLAAGLKGIEEGYELPVEVEEDIWSLTPRERKALGIKPLPGSLAEAISAMEDSELVAETLGEHVFDFFLRNKRAEWQDYRRQVTPFELNKLLPVL, encoded by the coding sequence ATGGACAAGCAGCAGGAGTTCGTACTGCGCGCGCTGGAGGAGCGCGACGTACGTTTCGTGCGGCTCTGGTTCACCGACGTGCTCGGGTTCCTGAAGTCGGTGGCGGTCGCGCCGGCGGAGCTGGAGAGCGCGTTCGCCGAGGGGCTCGGGTTCGACGGGTCGGCGATCGAGGGCTTCGCGCGGGTGACCGAGGCGGACATGCTCGCCAAGCCGGACCCGTCGACGTTCCAGATCCTGCCCTGGCGGGGCGAGACGATGGGCACCGCACGGATGTTCTGCGACATCAACATGCCCGACGGCTCGGCGTCGTTCGCCGACCCGCGGCACGTGCTGAAGCGCACCCTGTCGAAGGCGGCCGATCTCGGATTCACGTTCTACACGCACCCGGAGATCGAGTTCTACCTGTTCAAGTCGCTCACCGGCGCCCCCGGTACGACGCCGGACCCGGTCGACTCGTCCGGGTACTTCGACCACACGCCGCAGGGCATCGGCAACGACTTCCGCCGCGAGGCGATCACGATGCTCGAGTCGATGGGGATCTCGGTCGAGTTCAGCCACCACGAGGGCGGCCCGGGCCAGCAGGAGATCGACCTGCGGTACGCCGACGCGCTGTCGACCGCCGACAACATCATGACGTTCCGCGTCGTGGTGAAGGAGGTGGCGCTCTCGCAGGGGATCTACGCGTCGTTCATGCCGAAGCCGTTGTCGGACCAGCCCGGGTCCGGGATGCACACCCACATGTCGCTGTTCGAGGGTGACCGCAACGCGTTCTTCGAGGGCGGCGCGCAGTACCAGCTGTCGAAGACCGGGCGGGCGTTCATCGCCGGCCTGCTGCAGCACGCAGCCGAGATCACCGCGGTGACGAACCAGTGGGTGAACTCGTACAAGCGGCTGGCGGTCGGGGACGAGGCGCCCTCGTTCGTGTCGTGGGGTCACAACAACCGGTCCGCGCTCGTGCGGGTGCCGATGTACAAGCCGCACAAGGGGCAGTCGAGCCGGGTCGAGTTCCGGTCGCTGGACTCGGCCGCGAACCCGTACCTCGCCTTCGCGCTGATGCTCGCCGCCGGCCTGAAGGGCATCGAGGAGGGCTACGAGCTCCCCGTCGAGGTCGAGGAAGACATCTGGTCCTTGACGCCGCGCGAACGCAAGGCGCTCGGCATCAAACCCCTCCCCGGCAGCCTCGCCGAAGCCATCAGCGCGATGGAGGACAGCGAACTGGTCGCTGAGACCCTCGGCGAACACGTCTTCGACTTCTTCCTCCGCAACAAGCGCGCCGAATGGCAGGACTACCGCCGCCAGGTAACCCCCTTCGAACTCAACAAACTCCTCCCGGTCCTGTAG
- a CDS encoding YiaA/YiaB family inner membrane protein gives MTKRIQPQQTAAFYAQAVASFGISISAMVLALAYLPAQPWVRAFLALGLLYVVTSTVVLCKVVRDRQELSAVTNRVDQARLDKLLTDHDPFKVEG, from the coding sequence ATGACGAAAAGAATCCAGCCACAGCAGACGGCAGCGTTCTACGCGCAGGCGGTCGCGTCCTTCGGGATCTCGATCTCGGCGATGGTCCTCGCCCTGGCGTACCTACCCGCCCAGCCCTGGGTACGGGCGTTCCTCGCCCTCGGACTGTTGTACGTCGTCACGTCGACGGTCGTCCTGTGCAAGGTCGTCCGCGACCGCCAAGAGCTCTCCGCAGTCACCAACCGCGTCGACCAGGCTCGCCTCGACAAACTCCTCACCGACCACGACCCCTTCAAGGTCGAGGGCTGA
- a CDS encoding putative leader peptide has protein sequence MQIIANAPGDALTRRRHVDLLRVNSSGC, from the coding sequence ATGCAGATCATCGCGAACGCGCCCGGAGACGCCCTGACGCGGCGCCGGCACGTCGATCTGCTGCGCGTGAACTCCTCTGGTTGTTGA
- a CDS encoding AraC family transcriptional regulator, producing MDVLSDAVTTMRTGRPHSSRTRMGAPWGLRFPPIDGAGFHIVLSGTCWLLPAEAEPLRLATGDIVFLPRETGHALADDPGSPLAEFRVGGGDREDDPGTGGAVTELLCGAYLLDQSRAHPLLADLPEIVHLPAHVGHHPRLRTAVDLLGAELTEPRAGASASVSALLDLLLLYMLRAWFDDQSTSSPTGWPAALADRAVSAALQAMHAEPEAPWTVQELGARAGLSRTVFAQRFTALVGRPPLAYLTWWRMTLAAKLLRATDAPLSTVARRCGYSSEFAFAKTFKREFGIAPGAFRR from the coding sequence ATGGACGTGCTGAGTGACGCCGTGACGACGATGCGCACCGGCCGTCCGCACTCGAGCCGCACCAGGATGGGCGCGCCCTGGGGTCTGCGTTTTCCGCCGATCGACGGCGCAGGGTTCCACATCGTGCTCAGCGGCACCTGCTGGCTGCTGCCGGCCGAAGCCGAGCCACTGCGGCTGGCCACGGGGGACATCGTGTTCCTGCCCCGCGAAACCGGTCACGCCCTCGCCGACGATCCCGGCAGCCCCCTCGCCGAGTTCCGGGTGGGCGGAGGCGACCGCGAAGACGATCCAGGCACCGGCGGCGCCGTCACCGAGCTGCTCTGTGGCGCCTACCTGCTCGACCAGTCGCGTGCCCACCCGCTGCTGGCCGACCTGCCCGAGATCGTGCACCTGCCCGCCCATGTCGGACATCACCCGCGGCTACGGACCGCGGTGGACCTGCTCGGCGCCGAACTCACCGAGCCGCGCGCGGGCGCCAGCGCGAGCGTGTCCGCGCTGCTGGATCTCCTGCTGCTCTACATGCTGCGTGCCTGGTTCGACGATCAGTCGACAAGCTCGCCGACCGGCTGGCCCGCGGCGCTCGCGGATCGCGCCGTCAGTGCCGCGCTGCAGGCGATGCACGCCGAGCCTGAAGCGCCGTGGACGGTGCAAGAGCTCGGCGCGCGGGCCGGGTTGTCCCGGACAGTGTTCGCGCAGCGCTTCACCGCGCTCGTAGGCAGGCCGCCGCTGGCGTACCTGACCTGGTGGCGGATGACCCTGGCGGCGAAGCTGCTGCGAGCGACCGACGCCCCGCTGTCCACAGTGGCCAGACGCTGCGGCTACTCCTCGGAGTTCGCCTTCGCCAAGACGTTCAAGCGCGAGTTCGGCATCGCGCCAGGCGCCTTCCGTCGTTAG
- a CDS encoding SRPBCC family protein, translating to MSKPAMIHVTYIETTPEKLWEALTSGAFTQLYWFGRRIESDWTLGAPVRFYDSADDSLTDSGEVLVYDEPKTLAYTFKNEFLEARADQTPGRVTFTIEPAGKNVVKLQVVHDEIAEDTVEGWRNGWAPILANLKTYLETSRTLQITFS from the coding sequence ATGAGCAAGCCCGCAATGATCCACGTGACCTACATCGAGACCACCCCCGAGAAGCTGTGGGAGGCGCTCACCTCGGGAGCGTTCACCCAGCTGTACTGGTTCGGCCGCCGGATCGAATCGGACTGGACGCTCGGCGCACCCGTGCGCTTCTACGACAGCGCCGACGACAGCCTGACCGATTCCGGTGAGGTCCTGGTGTACGACGAACCGAAAACGCTGGCGTACACGTTCAAGAACGAGTTCCTCGAGGCCCGCGCCGACCAGACCCCGGGCCGGGTGACGTTCACGATCGAGCCGGCCGGGAAGAACGTGGTGAAACTGCAGGTCGTGCACGACGAGATCGCCGAGGACACCGTCGAGGGCTGGCGGAACGGCTGGGCCCCGATCCTCGCCAACCTGAAGACCTACCTGGAGACCTCCCGAACCCTGCAGATCACCTTCTCCTAG
- a CDS encoding family 78 glycoside hydrolase catalytic domain: MLTPRSLKTEYAAQPLGVDVPRPRFSWVAVAPGYGATQTAYQILVASAPELLTPESADVWDSGKVESARTFGIEYDGPTTARTRYHWTVRLWDDQGGEWAAPEWFETGLLDEGFGAARWIGGATDSAPLLRRGFAVDGAVRRARLYASGLGYADLRLNGHAVSDAVLDPGFTAYDRTVLYVTHDVTELLQAGDNVVGAELGRGFFGLTSVNVWRWHDTPWTADPRLIARLVVEYDDGRVDEVVTDETWRITGGPTLSDSLYTGETYDARRALPGWDGAGFDDSAWSAASVVEAPKGKLTAQAHEPIRVVETVDPVEVTEVRPGVWIVDFGRTVAGWTRLTTTAPAGTTISLTHGETVADGNVAAWNVHVDGDRIQRDEYIAAGTGVETWEPRFSYKGFRYVQIEGAAADLQLRVVNSDVASVTRFDSTQAPYEQFERAMRRTVLSNLHGIPTDTPYFEKNGWTGDAQVGAPTMLATLDLARFFAKWLGDIQDSQADSGQLPVIVPTSGWGFTDLSPATEWPTVYPFLLREMYRWYGDERLLREHWDSLTRYLAWELDRVEDGLSVSVLGDWLPPGFGSGPAPEDRRLTGTAYLYRALVVAAEIGELIGQANEYRKAAEELADGLNRTFLDRAEGRYRSADDPDYRQTSNAVPLAFGIVPDEFVERVAAGLAADVEARGFHLNTGCLGVGVLLPVLTAHGYGDVATKVALQRSYPSWGYWFDLGADTMWEKWEDDSRSRNHYFQGTVVQWIFENVAGLRVVDAGSERIVVRPDARDEVDSASIRTETIRGRVAVSWKKTGRVLALDVQVPVGTTAEVHVPSARAADVDAVPRAFAGDATYDEGYTVYTVGAGQWSFTSRSER, encoded by the coding sequence GTGCTGACTCCCCGCTCTTTGAAGACCGAGTACGCCGCCCAGCCGCTCGGCGTCGACGTCCCCCGGCCCCGCTTCAGTTGGGTCGCCGTCGCCCCCGGGTACGGCGCGACGCAAACGGCGTACCAGATCCTGGTCGCCTCCGCGCCGGAGCTGCTGACGCCGGAGAGTGCCGACGTGTGGGACTCGGGCAAGGTCGAGTCGGCACGGACCTTCGGGATCGAGTACGACGGGCCGACGACGGCGCGGACGCGGTACCACTGGACTGTCAGGTTGTGGGACGACCAGGGCGGTGAGTGGGCTGCACCGGAATGGTTCGAAACCGGCCTGCTCGACGAAGGCTTCGGAGCGGCGCGCTGGATCGGCGGCGCGACTGACAGCGCTCCCCTGCTGCGCCGCGGGTTTGCAGTCGACGGTGCCGTGCGGCGCGCTCGGCTCTACGCGAGCGGTCTCGGGTACGCCGACCTGCGGCTCAACGGGCACGCGGTGAGTGACGCCGTACTCGATCCGGGCTTCACCGCCTACGACCGCACAGTTCTCTATGTCACGCACGACGTGACCGAGCTTCTGCAGGCAGGCGACAACGTGGTCGGCGCCGAACTGGGGCGCGGCTTCTTCGGACTGACGTCGGTGAACGTCTGGCGCTGGCACGACACCCCGTGGACCGCCGACCCGCGACTGATCGCGCGACTGGTGGTCGAGTACGACGACGGCCGGGTGGACGAGGTGGTCACGGACGAGACGTGGCGCATCACCGGCGGTCCGACGCTGTCGGACTCGCTCTACACCGGTGAGACGTACGACGCCCGGCGCGCGCTGCCAGGCTGGGACGGCGCCGGGTTCGACGACTCCGCTTGGTCCGCTGCATCGGTCGTCGAGGCGCCCAAGGGGAAGCTGACCGCGCAGGCCCACGAGCCGATCCGGGTGGTCGAGACCGTCGACCCGGTCGAGGTCACCGAGGTCCGGCCGGGCGTGTGGATCGTGGACTTCGGACGGACCGTTGCGGGCTGGACCAGGCTGACGACCACCGCGCCGGCCGGGACGACGATCAGCCTCACGCACGGCGAGACGGTTGCCGATGGCAACGTGGCGGCGTGGAACGTGCACGTCGACGGCGACCGGATCCAGCGCGACGAGTACATCGCGGCCGGCACCGGGGTGGAGACGTGGGAGCCGCGGTTCTCGTACAAGGGCTTCCGGTACGTGCAGATCGAGGGCGCGGCCGCCGACCTGCAACTGCGGGTGGTGAACTCGGACGTCGCGTCGGTGACGCGGTTCGACTCGACGCAGGCGCCGTACGAGCAGTTCGAGCGGGCGATGCGGCGGACGGTCCTGAGCAACCTGCACGGGATCCCGACCGATACGCCGTACTTCGAGAAGAACGGCTGGACCGGCGACGCGCAGGTCGGCGCGCCGACGATGCTCGCGACCCTCGATCTGGCGCGGTTCTTCGCCAAGTGGCTCGGTGACATCCAGGACAGCCAGGCGGATTCCGGGCAGCTGCCGGTGATCGTGCCGACGAGTGGCTGGGGCTTCACCGACCTCTCCCCCGCGACCGAGTGGCCGACCGTCTATCCGTTCCTGTTGCGCGAGATGTACCGCTGGTACGGCGACGAGCGGCTGCTCCGCGAGCACTGGGACTCATTGACGCGCTACCTCGCGTGGGAGCTGGACCGGGTCGAGGACGGGTTGTCGGTGAGTGTCCTCGGCGACTGGCTGCCGCCCGGGTTCGGGAGCGGTCCGGCGCCGGAGGACCGGCGGCTGACGGGTACGGCGTACCTCTACCGCGCGCTCGTGGTCGCGGCGGAGATCGGCGAGCTGATTGGGCAGGCCAACGAATACCGGAAGGCGGCGGAGGAGCTCGCCGACGGGCTGAACCGGACGTTCCTGGATCGCGCCGAAGGCCGGTACCGGTCGGCCGACGACCCGGACTACCGGCAGACGTCGAACGCGGTGCCGCTGGCGTTCGGGATCGTGCCGGACGAGTTCGTCGAGCGCGTCGCGGCCGGGTTGGCCGCCGACGTCGAGGCACGGGGTTTCCATCTCAACACGGGCTGCCTGGGCGTCGGCGTACTGCTCCCGGTCCTGACCGCCCATGGGTACGGCGACGTGGCAACGAAGGTCGCGCTGCAGCGGAGCTATCCGAGCTGGGGGTACTGGTTCGACCTCGGCGCGGACACCATGTGGGAGAAGTGGGAGGACGACTCGCGGTCTCGCAACCACTACTTCCAGGGCACGGTCGTGCAGTGGATCTTCGAGAACGTCGCCGGGCTCCGCGTCGTCGACGCCGGCAGCGAGCGGATCGTCGTACGGCCGGATGCCCGTGACGAGGTGGACTCGGCGAGCATCCGCACCGAGACGATCCGCGGGCGGGTGGCGGTCTCGTGGAAGAAGACCGGACGCGTGCTGGCGCTGGACGTGCAGGTGCCGGTGGGTACGACGGCCGAGGTGCACGTACCGTCAGCGCGGGCTGCGGATGTCGACGCCGTACCGCGGGCGTTCGCGGGCGACGCGACGTACGACGAGGGCTACACCGTCTACACCGTCGGCGCCGGGCAGTGGTCCTTCACGAGCCGGTCTGAGAGGTAG